Below is a window of Leucobacter sp. Psy1 DNA.
GTTCGCGGCGGTCGGCACGATGCTCGTGATCGTGTGCAGGTATTCGGCTCCACCTGCCCGCTGCAGATCCCCCATCTTGGTGAGCTGGTCGGTGACGGTGATGGCGTCGGTCGGCTCGCCGCGAGCGTAGAGCGCGAGGACCGCCTCGTAGATCACCTCGTGCTTCGGCACGTAGAAGTCGGGGCCGCGCAGGATGCCCGTCACGTCGGCGACGGCATCCTTCGACAGCAGCATGCCGCCGAGCGCGCTCTGCTCGGCGAGCAGATCATACGGCGGCGTGCGCTCGTTGCCGTACTGCGACTCGTCGGAGCGTGAGTCGGGAATTCCCAGGTGAGCGATCGACACGCACGGACTCCTCTTCTATGGGCGACGGAGGTGGTCGGTGATAGTGAACACCACACCTCAGACACTCACGGTAGGCCCCTCTATCACGGAGGCCAAACGGCCTGTTCTCCCCTTGTGGATAACTCGGTGGATAACGACCGTGAGAACCCCGAACCTTTTCCACAGATCTGGGGATAACCTGTGGAATAGGATTCTGTCTAGACTTTTTTTGAGCCTCGGATCTGGGGTTTTCTCATCCCCAGCGTCTGAAGTTATTCAACCCTCAGGTGAAGCTTGAGGCTTGCCGCGTGGCGCTCCTGTGGACAATGACCACGCCGAATTGGTATGGTCACGTGTGTCTCTCAGCCCTGATCTCATCGATACCATCCGCGATCAGTTGAACCGTCAGGATCTCGCTGCGGCGACCCAGGAGCTGACACCGCTCAGCGTCGCCGACCTCGTGGCGCTCTTCGAACGATTCGAGCAGAAGCCACGTGCGGTCCTGTACCGACTGCTCGAGAAGCAGCGCGCGCTGGACCTCTTCGAGGAGCTTCCGCCGGCGCTGCAGGGCGAGCTGCTCGAGGGCCTGCAGGACTCCGAGGTGACCCGGATGTTCGCGGACCTCGATCCCGACGATCGCGTGTGGCTGCTCGACGAAGTGCCCGCCGTGCTCGCGACCCGCCTGATGCGCGACCTCCCGGCCGGCGACCGCGAGCTCACCGCGTCGATGCTCGGCTACCCGCAGGCCTCTGTGGGCCGCCGGATGACCCCGGAGTACGTCAGCACACGGGCCGAGCTCTCCGTGGCGCAGACGCTCGCCAGGGTGCGCGATCGCCTCGACGAGGCGGAGACGGTCTACACGATCCCCGTCATCGCGGACGGCCGGCGCGTGATCGGCGTCGTGAGCCTGCGCGACCTGATCGGAGCCTCAGAAGACACCCCCATCGCGCACCTCATGGAGGAGGTCGTCACCGCCACCGTCGCGCACCCCGCAGAGTCCGCGGCCCGCCTGTGCACCGAGCGGGGATTCCTCGCGCTGCCGATCGTCGACAGCGAGGATCGCCTGGTCGGCATGCTCACGATCGACGACGCCGTGAAGATCATCGAGGAGTCGGAGACCGAGGATGCGGCGCGACAGGGCGGCGTGGAGCCACTCAGGCGCCCCTACCTCGCGACGCCCGTCACGGCCCTCGTGCGCTCGCGCATCGTCTGGCTACTGGTGCTGGCGGTCGGAGCCACACTCACGGTGCATGTGCTCGAGGTATTCGAAGACACTCTCGCGCAGGTGACGGTACTGGCGCTCTTCGTCCCGCTCCTCATCGGCACGGGAGGGAACACGGGAAACCAGGCCGCCACCACCGTCACGCGAGCGCTTGCGCTCGACGACGTGCGCCCGCGCGACATCCTGCGGGTCCTGAGCCGCGAACTCCGCGCAGGAGCCCTCCTGGGTCTTCTGCTGGGAGCGCTGGGGTTCGCCGTCGCTGGGCTCATCTACTCCCCCGCCATCGGGTTCATCATCGGTGCGACCCTGCTCGCGATCTGCACGACGGCGGCTGCCGTCGGCGGCATCATGCCCCTGGCAGCGCGTGCGATACGCGTCGATCCGGCCGTCTTCTCGAACCCGTTCATTACGACGTTCGTTGACGCGACAGGGCTTATCCTGTACTTCCTGATCGCCCGCAGCGTGCTGCAACTGTGAATAGTTATCCACAGTTTAGTACTTTCGGCGAATAACGCCGTGAACTGGGGAAACACATCGCGTAATTACATCGTTGTCGTACGTGCGAGGAGTTATCCCAAAGGTTCAAGCATCTGTGGAAAACAGAACGGGGCGGCTCCCGAAGGGGCCGCCCCGTTCTGTGATCCGAGTCGATCAGCGCTGTGCGATGATCTGCAGCGTAATCTCCGCGTCGACACCCTCGTGCAGGTGGATCGTCGCGCGGTACTCGCCGGTCGACTTGATCGCCGGGAGCGTGACCTTGCGCTTATCGATCTCGCCGAGGCCGGCCTCGGAGACCGCTGCCGCGACGTTCGCCGGACGGATCGCGCCGAAGAGACGCCCCTCGGCGCCCGACTTCGCGAACAGGCGGATCTTGCCCTCTTCGAGCTTCGTCTTCAGCGCGCGGGCGTCCTCGGCGGACGCGAGTGCGCGGGCGTCGCGAGCTGCACGGAGCTGCGCGACCTGAGCCTCGCCGCCACGGGTCCAGTGGACGCCGTAGCCCTGCGGAACCAGGTAGTTGCGCGCGTAGCCGTTCTTGACCTCGACCACGTCACCCGCGGACCCGAGGCCCTGAACCT
It encodes the following:
- the mgtE gene encoding magnesium transporter, whose product is MSLSPDLIDTIRDQLNRQDLAAATQELTPLSVADLVALFERFEQKPRAVLYRLLEKQRALDLFEELPPALQGELLEGLQDSEVTRMFADLDPDDRVWLLDEVPAVLATRLMRDLPAGDRELTASMLGYPQASVGRRMTPEYVSTRAELSVAQTLARVRDRLDEAETVYTIPVIADGRRVIGVVSLRDLIGASEDTPIAHLMEEVVTATVAHPAESAARLCTERGFLALPIVDSEDRLVGMLTIDDAVKIIEESETEDAARQGGVEPLRRPYLATPVTALVRSRIVWLLVLAVGATLTVHVLEVFEDTLAQVTVLALFVPLLIGTGGNTGNQAATTVTRALALDDVRPRDILRVLSRELRAGALLGLLLGALGFAVAGLIYSPAIGFIIGATLLAICTTAAAVGGIMPLAARAIRVDPAVFSNPFITTFVDATGLILYFLIARSVLQL
- the rplI gene encoding 50S ribosomal protein L9 codes for the protein MAKVILTNEVQGLGSAGDVVEVKNGYARNYLVPQGYGVHWTRGGEAQVAQLRAARDARALASAEDARALKTKLEEGKIRLFAKSGAEGRLFGAIRPANVAAAVSEAGLGEIDKRKVTLPAIKSTGEYRATIHLHEGVDAEITLQIIAQR